In a single window of the Micromonospora sp. WMMD1155 genome:
- a CDS encoding serine/threonine-protein kinase, whose translation MKAALHPGRLLARRYRLLDQIGAGGMSVIWRARDEVLDRLVALKVLAPSLAADARFRGMVRDEARAAAQLVHPHLTSVHDYGETVDPDGSITSFVVMELLDGEELELRLTEGPLPWAEAVQVGAQVAEALAAAHRLGIVHRDITPANVMMTGTGVKVLDFGIATRIGAPDEDEDGETFGTPAYVAPERLDGAPAQPSTDVYSLGVLLYEALTGRVPYPADTWEQLSAALTDGPPPTLAAVPGLPPPVARICLRSLARDPAERPTARQVATVLRGHLLPPDPPAATIRVPTRPLPPPPIGVAPASGEATADPGRSRRRLALLLILAVGLALAGVALLPEQRSTPRTQPSVGPTTTPPSDPPVPASSEPTTPSPTTPSTGVPPSRPGSLVEAASRVEGLITAGVGAGEIRDDVGLDLRNELRNLTAAVSSGRDELAPPVARLREKVAVRLGEGGISSGYASQLDAAIADLGAAQV comes from the coding sequence GTGAAGGCAGCACTGCATCCGGGCCGGTTGCTGGCTCGCAGATACCGACTTCTCGACCAGATCGGCGCCGGCGGCATGTCGGTTATCTGGCGTGCCCGGGACGAGGTGCTGGACCGGCTGGTCGCGCTCAAGGTCCTCGCTCCTTCGCTGGCCGCCGACGCACGATTCCGGGGAATGGTGCGCGACGAGGCCCGGGCCGCCGCCCAGTTGGTGCACCCGCACCTGACCTCGGTGCACGACTACGGCGAGACGGTCGATCCGGACGGCTCGATCACCTCGTTCGTGGTGATGGAACTGCTCGACGGCGAGGAGTTGGAGCTGCGCCTCACCGAGGGGCCGTTGCCGTGGGCCGAGGCCGTGCAGGTGGGCGCGCAGGTCGCGGAGGCCCTGGCCGCCGCGCACCGGCTCGGCATCGTGCACCGCGACATCACGCCGGCCAACGTGATGATGACCGGGACGGGCGTCAAGGTGCTCGACTTCGGCATCGCCACCCGGATCGGGGCACCGGACGAGGACGAGGACGGCGAGACCTTCGGCACCCCGGCGTACGTCGCACCGGAACGCCTCGACGGCGCGCCGGCCCAGCCGTCCACCGACGTGTACTCACTCGGCGTGCTGCTCTACGAGGCGCTCACCGGCCGGGTTCCGTACCCGGCCGACACCTGGGAGCAACTCAGCGCCGCACTGACCGACGGCCCGCCGCCGACGCTCGCCGCGGTGCCGGGGCTGCCCCCGCCGGTGGCCCGGATCTGCCTGCGCAGCCTGGCCCGGGACCCGGCCGAACGGCCGACCGCCCGGCAGGTCGCCACCGTGCTGCGCGGGCATCTGCTGCCGCCCGATCCCCCGGCCGCGACCATCCGGGTCCCCACCCGACCCCTGCCCCCGCCGCCGATCGGGGTCGCACCGGCGTCCGGGGAGGCGACGGCCGACCCGGGTCGGTCCCGACGACGGCTGGCGCTGCTGCTCATCCTGGCCGTCGGTCTGGCACTGGCCGGCGTGGCCCTGCTGCCCGAGCAGCGGTCGACGCCCCGCACGCAGCCGTCGGTGGGCCCGACGACGACCCCGCCGAGCGACCCGCCCGTCCCGGCGTCGTCCGAGCCGACCACGCCCTCGCCGACGACGCCGAGCACCGGTGTGCCCCCGTCGCGTCCGGGCAGCCTGGTCGAGGCCGCCAGCCGGGTCGAAGGGCTGATCACCGCCGGCGTGGGCGCCGGGGAGATCCGTGACGACGTGGGTCTGGACCTGCGCAACGAGCTGCGCAACCTGACCGCCGCGGTCAGCTCCGGCCGCGACGAGCTGGCACCACCGGTGGCCCGGCTGCGGGAGAAGGTCGCGGTGCGCCTCGGCGAGGGTGGCATCAGCTCGGGGTACGCCTCT
- a CDS encoding patatin-like phospholipase family protein, with translation MAGGPVAFVLGGGGVLGAVEVGMLRALFRAGIKPDMVLGTSIGAVNGALVAADPSEAVTDRLVRLWASPEASEVYGDSVARQLRRFAARTHLHSPRPLRRLLETELGVDTTFADLKVPFRCCAAHIERAAEHWFDSGPVVPAVLASASVPGLLPPMEIDGAHYVDGGIVNSIPIGEAVAVGARRIYVLQVGRIERELTPPRRPWEIAQVAFEISRRHRFFRELAALPEGVEVHVLPTGGLNPRDDTPWAYRDMAAVGRRISRAYTASRRYLATHQER, from the coding sequence ATGGCGGGGGGACCGGTGGCATTCGTGCTCGGCGGCGGGGGCGTGCTCGGCGCGGTCGAGGTGGGCATGTTGCGCGCGTTGTTCCGTGCCGGCATCAAACCCGACATGGTGCTCGGCACCTCGATCGGCGCGGTGAACGGCGCGCTGGTCGCCGCCGACCCGTCGGAGGCGGTGACCGACCGGCTGGTCCGGCTCTGGGCCTCGCCGGAGGCGAGCGAGGTGTACGGGGACTCGGTCGCTCGGCAGTTGCGTCGCTTCGCCGCCCGTACCCACCTGCACTCGCCTCGCCCGCTGCGCCGGCTGCTGGAGACCGAGTTGGGCGTGGACACCACCTTCGCCGACCTGAAGGTGCCGTTCCGGTGCTGCGCCGCGCACATCGAACGGGCGGCCGAGCACTGGTTCGACAGCGGCCCGGTGGTGCCGGCGGTGCTGGCGTCGGCCTCGGTGCCCGGCCTGCTCCCACCCATGGAGATCGACGGCGCGCACTACGTGGACGGGGGCATCGTCAACTCCATCCCGATCGGCGAGGCGGTGGCGGTCGGCGCGCGCCGGATCTACGTCCTCCAGGTGGGCCGGATCGAACGGGAGTTGACCCCGCCCCGACGGCCGTGGGAGATCGCGCAGGTCGCGTTCGAGATCTCCCGCCGGCACCGGTTCTTCCGCGAGTTGGCGGCGCTACCAGAGGGGGTGGAGGTGCACGTCCTGCCGACCGGCGGGCTGAACCCCCGCGACGACACGCCCTGGGCGTACCGGGACATGGCGGCCGTGGGGCGGCGGATCAGCCGGGCGTACACCGCCTCCCGGCGCTACCTCGCCACCCACCAGGAGCGATGA
- a CDS encoding 1-acyl-sn-glycerol-3-phosphate acyltransferase, with translation MPLPPRWLRRLLFAPAVVALAFVVVTTLPIWALLAAAASPLVPGRLRPLRLLWIGCVYLVWDAAALIALFLLWVVSGFGWRTRSPAFQRAHYVLAGWFLRVLFWQAHWTLRLRIDVVGTDPDTALPGRPEVVLCRHAGPGDSFILIHGLVNWFKREPRIVLKDSLQWDPAIDVLLNRLPNRFIAPTPERGEETVRQIGHLAAGLDDNDAFVIFPEGGNFTPKRRLRAIARLRSLGLERMALRAERMRHVLAPQPGGMLAALDAAPDAGVIFVAHTGLDRMLTVADVWRELPMDKRIVMRFWSVPPEDIPAGRQQRIDWLFDWWAQIDTWVAANR, from the coding sequence ATGCCGCTGCCTCCCAGGTGGCTGCGCCGGTTGCTGTTCGCCCCCGCCGTGGTGGCACTGGCGTTCGTCGTGGTCACCACCCTGCCGATCTGGGCGTTGCTCGCCGCGGCCGCGTCTCCGCTGGTACCGGGTCGGTTACGGCCGCTGCGGCTGCTCTGGATCGGCTGCGTCTACCTGGTCTGGGACGCCGCCGCGCTGATCGCGCTCTTCCTGCTCTGGGTCGTCTCCGGCTTCGGCTGGCGGACCCGGTCCCCGGCGTTCCAACGCGCGCACTACGTGCTGGCCGGCTGGTTCCTGCGGGTGCTGTTCTGGCAGGCACACTGGACCCTGCGGTTGCGCATCGACGTGGTGGGCACCGACCCGGACACCGCGCTGCCCGGCCGCCCCGAGGTGGTGCTCTGCCGGCACGCCGGGCCGGGCGACTCGTTCATCCTGATCCACGGGTTGGTCAACTGGTTCAAGCGGGAGCCACGGATCGTCCTGAAGGACAGCCTCCAGTGGGACCCCGCGATCGATGTGCTGCTCAACAGGCTGCCCAACCGGTTCATCGCGCCGACGCCGGAGCGCGGCGAGGAAACGGTACGCCAGATCGGGCACCTGGCTGCGGGCCTGGACGACAACGACGCGTTCGTGATCTTCCCGGAGGGCGGCAACTTCACCCCCAAGCGACGGCTGCGTGCCATCGCCCGGCTGCGTTCCCTCGGGCTGGAACGGATGGCACTGCGCGCCGAGCGGATGCGTCACGTGCTCGCCCCGCAGCCCGGCGGGATGCTGGCCGCGCTGGACGCAGCCCCGGACGCCGGGGTCATCTTCGTCGCCCACACCGGGTTGGACCGGATGCTCACCGTGGCCGACGTCTGGCGGGAACTGCCGATGGACAAGCGGATCGTGATGCGGTTCTGGTCCGTGCCGCCGGAGGACATCCCGGCCGGGCGGCAGCAACGCATCGACTGGCTCTTCGACTGGTGGGCGCAGATCGACACCTGGGTCGCCGCCAACCGTTAG
- the cutA gene encoding divalent-cation tolerance protein CutA produces the protein MDQICVVTTVVDARSVADVLAAAAVAGRLAACAQVGGQVDSTYWWRSGVETSTEWSVQFKTAPDRLTALVDQIRVSHPYEVPEILVSTVQSGDPAYATWVHEHTRL, from the coding sequence GTGGACCAGATCTGCGTCGTGACGACTGTGGTGGATGCGCGTTCGGTCGCGGACGTGCTGGCGGCTGCGGCCGTCGCCGGCAGGCTAGCCGCCTGCGCCCAGGTGGGTGGTCAGGTGGACAGCACCTACTGGTGGAGGTCCGGAGTGGAGACCAGCACCGAGTGGTCGGTGCAGTTCAAGACCGCTCCGGACCGGCTCACCGCGTTGGTGGACCAGATCCGGGTCAGCCACCCGTACGAGGTGCCGGAGATCCTGGTGTCCACTGTGCAGAGCGGAGACCCGGCGTACGCCACCTGGGTGCACGAGCACACCCGGCTCTGA
- a CDS encoding acyl-CoA desaturase, with amino-acid sequence MALGAVAEPPVRRRGSDYAQLSRRISQAGLLERRPGWYLARIVLTLGAFVAGWVAVFLLGDSWWQLPLAALMAVATTQVAFLGHDAGHRQMFRRRGPSELVGLFAGNLAVGLSYGWWVDKHNRHHANPNHEDEDPDVGAGALVWTPEQALATRGFGRWLAKRQAYLFFPMLLLEGLNLHVSSIRAIVGREPDGRYRTPMRHRAVEAALLVAHTVGYVALLSAVMSPVKALLFAVVHQALWGLYMGCSFAPNHKGMPMPSAEDELDFLRKQVLTSRNVRGGRFVDTALGGLNYQIEHHLFPNMPRANLRRAQPIVRAYCVEQGIPYAETGLIESYRQALGHLHEVGRPLRG; translated from the coding sequence ATGGCGCTCGGAGCGGTGGCGGAACCGCCGGTACGGCGACGAGGCAGTGACTACGCACAGTTGTCGCGACGGATCAGTCAGGCCGGTCTGCTGGAGCGCCGCCCCGGCTGGTACCTGGCTCGCATCGTGCTGACCCTCGGCGCGTTCGTGGCCGGTTGGGTGGCCGTGTTCCTGCTCGGCGACTCCTGGTGGCAGCTGCCGCTCGCGGCGCTGATGGCGGTGGCCACCACCCAGGTCGCGTTCCTCGGTCACGACGCCGGGCACCGGCAGATGTTCCGTCGGCGCGGGCCCAGCGAGCTGGTGGGGTTGTTCGCCGGCAACCTTGCGGTGGGGCTCAGCTACGGCTGGTGGGTCGACAAGCACAACCGCCACCACGCCAACCCCAACCACGAGGACGAGGACCCGGACGTCGGCGCGGGCGCCCTGGTGTGGACGCCCGAGCAGGCACTGGCGACCCGTGGTTTCGGCAGGTGGTTGGCGAAGCGGCAGGCGTACCTCTTCTTCCCGATGCTCCTGCTGGAGGGTCTCAACCTGCACGTGTCGAGCATCCGGGCGATCGTCGGGCGGGAGCCGGACGGTCGGTACCGCACCCCGATGCGACACCGGGCGGTCGAGGCGGCGCTGCTCGTCGCGCACACAGTCGGCTACGTGGCACTGCTCTCGGCGGTCATGTCGCCGGTCAAGGCGCTGCTGTTCGCCGTCGTGCACCAGGCGCTGTGGGGCCTCTACATGGGCTGCTCGTTCGCGCCGAACCACAAGGGCATGCCCATGCCGAGCGCCGAGGACGAGCTGGACTTCCTGCGTAAGCAGGTGCTGACCTCGCGCAACGTGCGGGGCGGCCGGTTCGTGGACACCGCGCTGGGCGGGCTCAATTACCAGATCGAGCACCACCTCTTCCCGAACATGCCCCGCGCCAACCTGCGCCGGGCTCAGCCGATCGTCCGCGCCTACTGCGTCGAGCAGGGCATCCCGTACGCGGAGACCGGGCTGATCGAGTCGTACCGGCAGGCGCTCGGCCACCTGCACGAGGTGGGTCGGCCGCTGCGCGGCTGA
- a CDS encoding 4a-hydroxytetrahydrobiopterin dehydratase, whose translation MADLLTADAVREELSGLTDWSGDPTGIGRTVQLGSFPDVIAVVNRVATVAEQIDHHPDIDIRWRTLTFRCVTYSDGGVTHRDIALARRIDEIIRSAA comes from the coding sequence ATGGCAGACCTGCTCACCGCGGACGCGGTGCGAGAAGAGCTGAGCGGGTTGACCGACTGGTCGGGTGACCCGACCGGGATCGGTCGTACGGTCCAGCTCGGCAGTTTCCCGGACGTCATCGCCGTGGTGAACCGGGTCGCGACGGTGGCCGAACAGATCGACCACCATCCCGACATCGACATCCGATGGCGGACCCTGACCTTCCGCTGCGTCACGTACTCGGACGGTGGGGTCACCCACCGCGACATCGCGCTGGCCCGGCGGATCGACGAGATCATCCGGAGTGCGGCATGA
- a CDS encoding FHA domain-containing protein, with product MRFEISKVLDAIEGRVCTDPSLARAVVDLAEVIRYQDIDGGRPASLLRLGMVIDALSRELEEDSVQVYAVVHRALLSDADLTSNERMVVRRWADDGLVEVLDNPGDRMLEVADLLGLPVLSRVRFDGLRGRFPWLVEQPGRVVAPVPGAGGPVFIAHVGGGHAPVAGKRSPAGVKLLTRQWRCPESGCALFGGGGGGGAFADLAGGADRSPAAQPPPALRNGVPTCPRHGVRLGDGGPRPRTEVLAVRIGGLVRRRFVLSEEQPLVAGRAPEQDGGIMLGQWLNDEARRWISRGHVRFELRVGEVIVTDVSTNGSGIRPAGSMAESDRIPLAPQQSRVLGENDMVELYPGVQIGRAEELPAGAPFTPTSVMAEAPTMAMRLPRP from the coding sequence ATGAGATTCGAGATCAGCAAGGTGCTGGACGCCATCGAGGGGCGCGTCTGCACCGACCCGTCGCTGGCCCGGGCCGTGGTCGACCTGGCCGAGGTGATCCGTTACCAGGACATCGACGGTGGTCGGCCGGCGAGCCTGCTGCGGCTCGGCATGGTCATCGACGCGCTGTCCCGCGAGTTGGAGGAGGACAGCGTCCAGGTCTACGCGGTGGTGCACCGGGCCCTGCTCTCCGACGCCGACCTCACCTCGAACGAGCGGATGGTCGTCCGCCGCTGGGCCGACGACGGGCTCGTGGAGGTGCTCGACAACCCGGGCGACCGGATGCTGGAGGTGGCCGACCTGCTCGGGCTGCCGGTGCTCAGCCGGGTTCGCTTCGACGGGCTGCGCGGTCGGTTCCCGTGGCTGGTCGAGCAGCCGGGTCGGGTCGTCGCCCCGGTACCGGGCGCCGGCGGCCCGGTCTTCATCGCGCACGTCGGCGGCGGCCACGCACCAGTCGCCGGCAAGCGCTCGCCGGCCGGGGTGAAGCTGCTGACCCGCCAGTGGCGCTGCCCGGAGTCGGGTTGCGCGCTGTTCGGCGGCGGTGGTGGAGGTGGCGCGTTCGCCGACCTGGCCGGGGGTGCGGATCGCAGCCCCGCGGCGCAGCCGCCGCCCGCGCTGCGCAACGGCGTTCCGACCTGCCCCCGGCACGGCGTCCGACTCGGCGACGGGGGGCCGCGTCCGCGTACGGAGGTGCTCGCGGTCCGCATCGGTGGCCTGGTCCGGCGGCGGTTCGTGCTCAGCGAGGAGCAGCCGTTGGTGGCCGGCCGGGCCCCCGAGCAGGACGGCGGGATCATGCTCGGGCAGTGGCTCAACGACGAGGCCCGGCGGTGGATCAGCCGTGGTCACGTCCGCTTCGAGTTGCGGGTCGGCGAGGTCATCGTGACCGACGTCAGCACCAACGGCTCCGGCATCCGTCCGGCCGGTTCGATGGCCGAGTCGGACCGCATCCCCCTGGCGCCGCAGCAGTCCCGGGTGCTCGGCGAGAACGACATGGTCGAGCTGTACCCGGGGGTGCAGATCGGCCGGGCGGAGGAGTTGCCCGCCGGTGCCCCGTTCACGCCCACCTCGGTGATGGCCGAGGCCCCGACGATGGCGATGCGCCTACCCCGCCCCTGA
- the rocD gene encoding ornithine--oxo-acid transaminase: MIDDMLRTPGAVRDAERWTAHNYHPLPVVISSAEGAWLTDVDGKRYLDCLAGYSALNFGHRNPQLIAAAHAQLDRLTLTSRAFIHDQFADFCRELAELCGKDLVLPMNTGAEAVETGIKVARKWGYQVKGVPAGQANIVVAEGNFHGRTTTIVSFSTDEDARADFGPYTPGFTVVPYGDLDALTAAIDENTVAVLLEPIQGEQGVVVPPEGYLSGVRRVCTEREVLFIADEIQSGLGRTGATFACDHEGVVPDMYLLGKALGGGIVPVSAVAANADVLGVLKPGQHGSTFGGNPLACAVAVEVVRLLATGEFQRRSAELGERLRAGLEGLVGKGLVGVRVRGLWAGLDIDPTLMSGREACERLMERGILAKDTHGSTIRLAPPLVITEDEIDLAVTALAEVLAA; this comes from the coding sequence GTGATCGATGACATGCTGCGTACGCCGGGAGCGGTCCGGGACGCCGAGCGCTGGACGGCGCACAACTACCACCCGTTGCCGGTGGTCATCTCGTCCGCCGAGGGAGCCTGGCTCACCGATGTGGACGGCAAGCGCTACCTGGACTGCCTGGCCGGCTACTCGGCGCTGAACTTCGGCCACCGGAACCCGCAGCTGATCGCCGCCGCGCACGCCCAACTGGACCGGCTCACGCTGACCAGCCGCGCGTTCATCCACGACCAGTTCGCCGACTTCTGCCGGGAGCTGGCCGAGCTGTGCGGCAAGGACCTGGTGCTGCCCATGAACACCGGCGCCGAGGCGGTGGAGACCGGAATCAAGGTGGCCCGCAAGTGGGGTTACCAGGTCAAGGGCGTACCCGCCGGGCAGGCCAACATCGTGGTCGCCGAGGGCAACTTCCACGGCCGGACCACCACCATCGTCAGCTTCTCCACCGACGAGGACGCCCGCGCCGACTTCGGGCCGTACACCCCGGGGTTCACTGTCGTGCCCTACGGCGACCTGGACGCGCTGACCGCCGCGATCGACGAGAACACCGTGGCCGTTCTCCTGGAGCCGATCCAGGGCGAGCAGGGCGTGGTGGTGCCGCCGGAGGGTTACCTGTCGGGCGTGCGGCGGGTCTGCACCGAGCGCGAGGTGCTCTTCATCGCCGACGAGATCCAGTCGGGTCTGGGGCGTACCGGTGCGACCTTCGCCTGTGACCACGAGGGCGTCGTGCCCGACATGTACCTGCTCGGCAAGGCGCTCGGCGGCGGCATCGTGCCGGTCTCCGCGGTGGCCGCCAACGCCGACGTGCTCGGCGTGCTCAAGCCCGGCCAGCACGGCTCCACCTTCGGCGGCAACCCGCTCGCCTGCGCGGTGGCCGTCGAGGTGGTCCGGCTGCTGGCCACCGGCGAGTTCCAGCGCCGTTCGGCGGAGTTGGGTGAGCGGCTGCGAGCCGGCTTGGAGGGGCTGGTCGGCAAGGGCCTGGTGGGGGTACGCGTTCGCGGCCTGTGGGCCGGTCTGGACATCGACCCGACGCTGATGAGCGGACGGGAGGCGTGTGAGCGGCTGATGGAGCGCGGCATCCTCGCCAAGGACACCCACGGCTCCACCATCCGGCTAGCCCCGCCGCTGGTGATCACCGAGGACGAGATCGACCTGGCGGTGACCGCACTCGCCGAGGTGCTTGCCGCCTGA
- the ddaH gene encoding dimethylargininase, translating to MDATSQHFLMCRPTYFAVDYAINPWMDPAAPVDGALAVRQWEQLRQTYRDLGHTVEEITPVPGLPDMVFAANGGTVIDGKAMAVQFRDPQRADEAPAYRAWFEDAGFEMYDPKHVNEGEGDVLLAGDHLLAGTGFRTAHASHAQLQEVFGYPVITMQLVDPRFYHLDTALTVLDEQTVAYLPEAFSPGSQAVLRRLFPDAVHATMSDAEVLGLNAVSDGRHVVLPAQATDLAAKLRDRGYETIGVDLSELRKAGGGPKCCTLRLRQGKASK from the coding sequence ATGGACGCCACCAGCCAGCACTTCCTGATGTGCCGGCCGACGTACTTCGCCGTCGACTACGCGATCAACCCCTGGATGGACCCGGCCGCGCCGGTCGACGGCGCGCTGGCCGTCCGGCAGTGGGAGCAGCTGCGCCAGACGTACCGCGACCTGGGCCACACCGTCGAGGAGATCACTCCGGTGCCCGGCCTGCCCGACATGGTCTTCGCCGCCAACGGCGGCACGGTGATCGACGGCAAGGCGATGGCCGTGCAGTTCCGCGACCCGCAGCGCGCCGACGAGGCACCGGCCTACCGGGCCTGGTTCGAGGACGCCGGTTTCGAGATGTACGACCCGAAGCACGTCAACGAGGGTGAGGGCGACGTCCTGCTCGCCGGCGACCACCTGCTGGCCGGCACCGGCTTCCGCACGGCGCACGCCTCGCACGCCCAGTTGCAGGAGGTCTTCGGCTACCCGGTGATCACCATGCAGCTCGTCGACCCGCGCTTCTACCACCTGGACACGGCGCTGACCGTGCTCGACGAGCAGACCGTGGCGTACCTGCCGGAGGCGTTCTCCCCCGGCAGCCAGGCGGTGCTGCGCCGACTCTTCCCCGACGCCGTGCACGCCACCATGTCCGACGCCGAGGTGCTGGGCCTGAACGCGGTGAGCGACGGCCGGCACGTGGTGCTGCCGGCCCAGGCCACCGACCTCGCCGCCAAGCTGCGCGACCGGGGCTACGAGACCATCGGTGTCGACCTGTCCGAACTCCGTAAGGCCGGCGGCGGACCGAAGTGCTGCACGCTGCGACTCCGTCAGGGAAAGGCAAGCAAGTGA
- a CDS encoding DMT family transporter, which yields MVRIPLLSRRSEPAPTRDENLDGRETAATDRGAEQTTYGSGAGQVGEAERRANERAAVARAATARPVDTDTRTGTARPADTDTRSATARPVDSDTRAATARPVDTDTRTGTARPADTDTRSATARPVDSDTRAATGGATATATRTAERDADLDGTTRRPDTTDRVTTDRVTTDRPADPTPDRTAPEPPVTRGPKPRASLLATLGLIVSVAGALFVLTGTLAGYGIGLGAFGAVLAVFGLMATRRRHVAGTTDALFGVLIGLAAVVIGVLAMTGQFDWPTTDGDWVQRFREWLDSQFVDRF from the coding sequence GTGGTCAGGATTCCTTTGCTGTCCCGCCGGTCCGAGCCGGCACCGACGCGGGACGAGAACCTCGACGGCCGCGAGACCGCGGCGACCGACCGGGGCGCTGAGCAGACGACGTACGGCAGCGGCGCCGGCCAGGTCGGCGAGGCCGAGCGGCGGGCCAACGAGCGTGCGGCGGTGGCCCGGGCCGCCACCGCGCGACCCGTCGACACCGATACCCGGACTGGGACCGCCCGCCCGGCGGACACCGACACCCGGTCCGCCACCGCGCGACCCGTCGACAGCGACACCCGGGCCGCCACCGCGCGACCCGTCGACACCGACACCCGGACTGGGACCGCCCGCCCGGCGGACACCGACACCCGGTCCGCCACCGCGCGACCCGTCGACAGCGACACCCGGGCCGCCACCGGCGGGGCGACGGCTACCGCGACGCGTACCGCCGAGCGGGACGCGGACCTCGACGGCACGACCCGGCGTCCCGACACCACCGACCGGGTCACCACCGACCGGGTCACCACCGACCGCCCGGCCGACCCGACTCCGGACCGGACCGCACCCGAACCGCCGGTGACGCGTGGCCCGAAGCCGCGAGCCAGCCTGCTGGCCACCCTCGGCCTGATCGTCTCCGTCGCCGGTGCGCTGTTCGTACTGACCGGGACGCTGGCCGGGTACGGCATCGGGCTCGGCGCGTTCGGCGCGGTGCTCGCGGTGTTCGGCCTGATGGCCACCCGCCGTCGGCACGTCGCCGGCACCACCGACGCGCTGTTCGGCGTGCTCATCGGCCTGGCCGCGGTGGTGATCGGGGTGCTCGCGATGACCGGCCAGTTCGACTGGCCGACCACCGACGGCGACTGGGTGCAGCGCTTCCGCGAGTGGCTTGACTCACAGTTTGTCGATCGATTCTAG
- a CDS encoding helix-turn-helix transcriptional regulator, producing the protein MTDETSGSTVPRRQLGRLLTQLREEASVTLDAAAEALDCSRQKVWRIEKGLVPVRVVDARAMCALYQVPETMGDIVAGLAKETRARGWWHSYGDVVPSWFSLYVGLESSACGLRQYDAELIPGLLQTREYATELFRRKNPTLTADEREDLVQVRLQRQGILVRRLPAAPTLRVVLSEAVLRRTIPDHRAMARQLRHLLDVAALPTVSLRVLPLAAGPPLASETGTFVLLDFPQAVGRASTEPTTVYLENITGALYLDKPTEVAAFEHVWSDLEALAPGEAESEKLITSIIEEHHD; encoded by the coding sequence ATGACGGATGAAACAAGCGGGTCCACGGTTCCTCGGCGGCAGCTCGGGAGGCTGCTCACCCAGCTCAGGGAGGAAGCCTCGGTGACGCTGGACGCCGCAGCCGAAGCGCTGGACTGTTCGCGGCAGAAGGTGTGGCGCATCGAGAAGGGGCTGGTTCCGGTGCGGGTGGTGGACGCCCGCGCGATGTGCGCTCTCTATCAAGTGCCCGAGACGATGGGGGACATCGTCGCCGGTCTCGCGAAGGAGACTCGCGCCAGGGGTTGGTGGCATTCGTACGGCGATGTGGTCCCGTCGTGGTTCTCGCTGTATGTCGGCCTGGAATCGTCGGCGTGCGGGTTGCGCCAATACGACGCCGAGCTGATCCCCGGACTTCTGCAGACCCGCGAGTACGCCACCGAGTTGTTCCGCCGGAAGAATCCGACCCTGACCGCCGACGAGCGGGAGGATTTGGTTCAGGTGCGGTTGCAGCGGCAGGGCATCCTCGTCCGCCGGTTACCCGCCGCGCCCACACTGCGGGTGGTCCTCAGCGAGGCGGTGCTGCGGCGCACGATCCCCGACCACCGGGCGATGGCCCGACAACTGCGACACCTGCTGGACGTGGCCGCGCTGCCGACGGTGAGTCTGCGGGTGTTGCCGCTCGCGGCGGGCCCGCCGCTGGCCAGCGAGACCGGCACCTTCGTCCTGTTGGATTTCCCGCAGGCGGTCGGTCGGGCGTCGACCGAGCCGACCACCGTCTACCTGGAGAACATCACCGGCGCGCTCTACCTGGACAAACCGACCGAGGTCGCCGCCTTCGAACACGTCTGGTCGGACCTGGAGGCGCTCGCCCCGGGTGAGGCAGAATCAGAGAAGCTGATCACTTCGATCATCGAGGAGCATCATGACTGA
- a CDS encoding DUF397 domain-containing protein, translating to MTDLAGATWRKSTRSGGSGGNCVEVADNLPGVVGVRDSKDPAGAALVFATATWAAFVDCVKEQRQG from the coding sequence ATGACTGACCTTGCCGGTGCCACCTGGCGCAAGAGCACCCGCAGCGGCGGGAGTGGCGGCAACTGTGTCGAGGTGGCCGACAACCTGCCCGGCGTCGTGGGCGTACGGGACAGCAAGGACCCGGCCGGGGCGGCGCTGGTCTTCGCCACCGCCACCTGGGCCGCGTTCGTCGACTGTGTGAAGGAGCAGCGCCAGGGCTGA